One genomic region from Clostridiales bacterium encodes:
- a CDS encoding DUF5131 family protein yields the protein MQNNEIEKAIPWNPWHGCKKVSAGCKNCFVYKMDQRYGRDTTVIEKGKTTYELKDKDCPPNSLIKLCFSSDFFIEEADGWRDGCWDFIRRRKDCKFVLTTKRPERIKNSVPFDWGEGWEHVYMSISIENQEMADIRLKHFLEAPVKHREVFCSPLIGPISLGKYLDTGLIKCVNVGGEMAPKADVRPIEYEWVKNLYLEAKERNIEFYFHQCGSLFLKDGVNIGKWNLKDQIARAEEIQKELETLYK from the coding sequence ATGCAGAATAACGAAATCGAAAAAGCTATACCGTGGAACCCGTGGCACGGGTGCAAAAAAGTCAGTGCGGGTTGTAAAAATTGTTTTGTTTATAAAATGGACCAAAGATACGGCAGAGATACCACAGTAATCGAAAAGGGTAAAACCACCTATGAGCTTAAAGACAAAGACTGCCCGCCCAATTCTTTAATTAAGCTTTGCTTTTCTTCCGATTTCTTTATTGAAGAAGCGGACGGGTGGAGGGACGGCTGTTGGGATTTTATCAGAAGAAGAAAGGACTGCAAATTCGTGCTTACGACCAAACGCCCCGAGCGAATTAAAAACAGCGTTCCTTTTGACTGGGGCGAGGGCTGGGAACACGTTTATATGAGTATCTCCATTGAAAACCAAGAAATGGCGGATATTCGGCTCAAACATTTCTTGGAAGCGCCCGTTAAGCACAGAGAAGTTTTTTGCTCTCCGCTGATCGGTCCTATTTCTTTGGGAAAATACCTCGATACGGGATTGATAAAATGCGTGAACGTAGGCGGGGAAATGGCACCCAAAGCGGATGTGCGTCCTATCGAGTATGAATGGGTCAAGAATTTGTATTTGGAAGCAAAAGAAAGGAATATCGAATTTTATTTCCATCAATGCGGCTCGCTGTTTTTGAAAGACGGAGTGAATATCGGCAAATGGAATCTCAAAGACCAAATCGCTCGCGCCGAAGAAATTCAAAAAGAACTTGAAACCTTATACAAATAA
- a CDS encoding membrane protein insertion efficiency factor YidD — translation MHPPGSFNDIKFFPTPPERKLHRPKLNAFAAVGFVLAAAIIALAAFCLAYLICEPLDLALSSESIAGIACDGACVIVLFLARKTIPVFFVRVYQRFASDKVRLRCLYTPSCSEYMIVCILKYGVIRGGVRGIKRLKRCHHPNGGEDLP, via the coding sequence ATGCACCCGCCGGGGTCGTTTAACGATATTAAGTTCTTCCCCACCCCGCCGGAGCGCAAACTGCACAGACCGAAGCTTAACGCTTTTGCGGCGGTCGGGTTCGTGCTTGCCGCGGCAATAATCGCGCTTGCGGCGTTTTGCCTTGCGTATCTTATTTGCGAACCGCTTGACCTCGCGTTGTCAAGCGAGAGCATTGCGGGAATAGCGTGCGATGGCGCGTGCGTTATCGTTCTGTTCCTCGCGCGAAAGACCATACCGGTGTTTTTCGTGCGGGTCTATCAAAGGTTTGCCTCCGACAAAGTACGGCTCAGATGTTTATACACGCCGAGCTGTTCGGAATACATGATCGTCTGCATACTCAAATACGGCGTTATTCGCGGCGGCGTGCGCGGCATAAAACGGCTCAAACGCTGTCACCATCCCAACGGCGGCGAGGACCTGCCTTAA
- a CDS encoding MarR family transcriptional regulator codes for MDKYFVANAVLSVFSKNYMDLKKDLPIRPSEMGVLNIISKTEGPHTPVILAEMLKVSKPMITAHITSLENKGYIIKSPSPQDKRAYYILPTEKAKALVEKARADLERKLDVLTNGLGQDDFNALVALAERANKIMEVSNSGVK; via the coding sequence AGCAAAAACTATATGGATCTGAAAAAGGATCTTCCTATACGTCCAAGCGAAATGGGAGTGCTTAATATCATTTCTAAAACGGAAGGTCCGCATACGCCCGTAATCTTAGCGGAAATGTTGAAGGTGTCGAAGCCGATGATCACAGCGCATATCACTTCGCTTGAAAATAAGGGTTATATTATCAAAAGTCCGTCGCCGCAGGATAAACGCGCCTATTACATTCTGCCGACCGAAAAGGCGAAGGCGCTTGTCGAAAAGGCGAGAGCTGATTTAGAGCGGAAGCTCGACGTTTTGACGAACGGGCTCGGGCAAGATGATTTTAACGCCTTGGTCGCGTTGGCGGAGAGAGCGAATAAAATTATGGAAGTTAGTAACTCGGGGGTGAAATAA